The DNA sequence ATTCGTACACTACTGCACACATACAAATACGACATGAATAATCAATATTAAGGTGTTtctataatataatatattttatgcccTTTCAATAtgcacgctgtttttggttatatttagctctaaaacttcattgttatttcggatttcaaacatttcggttgagcatcactgaagagacattatttgtcgaaatgcgcatctggtgcatcaaaattggtaccgtataagttttacattcaataacAATTGGTCTCAATTACTTCAGTGTGTCATAAACATTGATTTTGTTGACGTTTTGACTCATGATTAAAgacaagaaaataaatttgttttaatgtttagaacTTGCATTGAATGTAAGTATAATATCTCCTCACCGCTTATGTCATCCACAAGTTGCCATCCTGCAAATATAGAAGTCATCGTCATTTTATCTGTGTCCACATACACATATTCACCAGCATTTAACCAACCAAATGTCATATAGCTGCTGCTATCGTAATGCCCGCCCACCCACACATCCGGCTGAGAATTGCCGTTGCTGAAGCGAAACTTGCAACTGTACTCATAGCTTCCATAATCAAGAGCTGACATCATGAAGACATAAAGACCAGAACGAGGCGCCACGAAGTTTCCAGTGGATGTGGGTAAGCATTATTTGTGTCTAAAGTTTCGTTGTCATACACGATATGAGAACCAATTACATCACGTGAAAGAGAGGCATGAAATGCTGTGTCATCTACAAAAGACAAAGACATTCAAATcagaattattacatttttagaGACATGTATGAATTTCATATGTGCAGCGACACACCATTTTACCAAATTCAAATATAGTGAAATCGTAATTAGTGTGTTTTCTCTCAAGTAGACTTTGCTTTACGGATACCTGTTTTATTGATCTTCCAGCCAGAGAACATAGTGTGTCTCGCTTCTGCAATTCCTGTAAGGACCCTGACCGACACTTTATCGTTTACAGTAAGGTTAAGGACGGCAAATGATGTAGTTGTGTCGTAATATGATTTGGATTCGTGGGCAATTGACTCGCCATTTTGCATTCCATTTACAAAGAGAGTGCCTGTTGTCAATTGTTCGAATGTCTCTATCGTCCAGGAGAACACATACAGCCCTGTTGTGGGTGCAGTAAAAACTCCCGTGACATTGTCGTATCCACTGCCGATATTTGTGATCACGTGATTGAATATGATGTTATTGACACGTGTATAACTGTATGCCACTGCATGAAAGGCAACGGGTTCCGGTATCACTAGGAAATATTGACATAATGACATTTATCTCAGAAAGTGCAAACAGACACAAGCAATAAgtgtttataattttatttggcGATAAAGGGCACGGCTGATTAAAGTATCAAAAGCAAACAAATCAAGTTCAAATTGTGGGCTGCCTCACACAAATGGCAAGCCTCAAAAGCATCATATCAATGTCAACATCAATTAgggatgaccttgaccctgggagatgcagaggtcaaggtcaaattcaaaaacaaattcaacatatgaccttgaccctgggatatgcaaaggtcaaggtcgagattcaaacacatcaaacaaaCATGGCCTTAAGCCTGGGAGGAGCAGAAATCAAGGccgaattttcaaatcaaatgtcatatatttcacatGTCCATAATAAGCCGCTCGTTGGGCAATGAGCTCACAAGTCACACCAAAGTCATTGTTTCTGTATCAGCCGCACCGACATTTATTTGGGAGTGTAACCTGAAAGATAAAGCAAGCACAAGCAGTATCCTGGTTTCAGAAGAAAAAGCAAAGACACAAAACAGTTCCGGGTGGGTGGGTTTGGGTTTTGAAAATTCAGATATTAAATACAAATTCTTATGAAATAGGGGAACGCCAACCTGTGTGTAGCAGTTATAAATGGAAAAGGTTGATTTAATCCGGggcacttaatttatatatgccCAAGGGAAGTAATTGTAGAGCAATGAAAGACAACTCAAATGGTTTGCAGCCTTCGATAACAGCATCTTATGTGAACATGCGTAACACATAGATGCCAAATTATCTCAGAAAGTGCAAACAGACACAAGCAATAAgtgtttataattttatttggcGATAAAGGGCACGGCTGATTAAAGTATCAAAAGCAAACAAATCAAGTTCAAATTGTGGGCTGCCTCACACAAATGGCAAGCCTCAAAAGCATCATATCAATGTCAACATCAATTAgggatgaccttgaccctgggagatgcagaggtcaaggtcaaattcaaaaacaaattcaacatatgaccttgaccctgggatatgcaaaggtcaaggtcgagattcaaacacatcaaacaaaCATGGCCTTAAGCCTGGGAGGAGCAGAAATCAAGGccgaattttcaaatcaaatgtcatatatttcacatGTCCATAATAAGCCGCTCGTTGGGCCAAAAGACTCAACTGCAAGAGCTTTGCATCAAAGCCCTTTCAGTTGGGTCTCCGCCACCGATTGGGTGGGGGTAAGAGCGGCAGCCGTGCCCTGTCAGGTTACGTGTGGGAAAACTTATAGTGGAGGGTAAACTTGGGCCTTGAATTTCATGATAGATTCCAGCCCGCCTTGCAAGGTATTCAAGAATATTTGATTGCCCAATTGTGATAAATGTACCCCATCGGATTGAAAAAATTGAGGATGGTCGGATATGTCAGGGTAGTGAATGATGGAACCCCCAACCTCGCACACTCTACTCTGAATAAAGGAATTAATTCGTTTTCTAGCTTTCTCCATAGcttttgtgttttgtgtgtatcgCCAGGCAATTCTGGGCAAAATAAGAGACCATATGATGTGTGCACTACAAAATTCTTGTCTTAAATAATGAACCAATTGATTTATTGCCAATCTTATTTTTCTCACAGAAGTTTTACCCAAGTCGTTACCGCCACAGTGGATTAACAAGGCGGTAGGGGAAGGGCCTACTTGCCGTAGGGTCTTTATCTTGTTAATGGCTTTGATCAATTCGAGTCCTCCATAACCCTGCCACCACAATGAAACTTTTATCCTTTCTAAATTGAGATTGGTCCCACCAGGCCTATGTAATGACTCTACATGTGCACGTTTTATGATAGATGACCCAAACATCCAAATGAACTGTTCATCTGAAATTACACgatactgattttaaaattttggtatgcGTATATAAGTTTTATAACAATTTGATGCCCATCTTCCTGAGGATTGTATAACACTGGGTGGAAACCCTCTTACTGCCAATTCCGTGCTGGCCCCTATTCTAAAGGAATGAGATTTATAGGCTTTTGTATCCAATTTGAGAGCTGATATTGCCTTTTCCAAGACGGATGTAAATTGATACCTAGTAACAGGGGAACcacaaaaatgacaaaaaagtgGACCTTTATGCTTTGGCCTCATCATCAAGAACTTTGTGAGTATTTTGTAAGGGCAAGCAATA is a window from the Ostrea edulis chromosome 5, xbOstEdul1.1, whole genome shotgun sequence genome containing:
- the LOC130054729 gene encoding uncharacterized protein LOC130054729; this translates as MPRKRQTSDQPPKRGRRQDGQAMPPPDPQPDKDKSRQSMETPQYPSHSQLSLPAPLQGTEDQHNLQIPQQHIQTISLPPQQSPPGVQQPAEDEQFIWMFGSSIIKRAHVESLHRPGGTNLNLERIKVSLWWQGYGGLELIKAINKIKTLRQVGPSPTALLIHCGGNDLGKTSVRKIRLAINQLVHYLRQEFCSAHIIWSLILPRIAWRYTQNTKAMEKARKRINSFIQSRVCEVGGSIIHYPDISDHPQFFQSDGVHLSQLGNQIFLNTLQGGLESIMKFKAQVYPPL